Proteins encoded by one window of Cyprinus carpio isolate SPL01 chromosome B6, ASM1834038v1, whole genome shotgun sequence:
- the LOC109105778 gene encoding mRNA export factor isoform X2 yields MSLFGTNTGFGSGGTGVFGSTTTDSHNPMKDVEVTSPPDDSISCLAFSPPTMPGNFLIGGSWANDVRCWEVQDNGQTVPKAQQMHTGPVLDVCWSDDGSKVFTASCDKTAKMWDLNSNQTIQIAQHEGPIRTIHWIKAPNYSCVMTGSWDKTLKFWDTRSPNPMMSLQMPERCYCADVVYPMAVVATAERGLIVYQLENQPSEFRRIESPLKHQHRCVAIFKDKQSKPTGFALGSIEGRVAIHYINPPNPAKDNFTFKCHRSNGTNTATPQDIYAVNAISFHPVHGTLATVGSDGRFSFWDKDARTKLKTSEQLDQPITACCFNNNGNIFAYASSYDWSKGHEYYNPQKKNYIFLRNAAEELKPRNKK; encoded by the exons ATGAGTTTATTCGGGACGAACACGGGCTTTGGGTCTGGGGGAACAGGTGTATTTGGCAGCACCACCACAGACAGTCATAATCCAATGAAG GATGTTGAAGTAACCTCGCCACCCGATGACAGCATAAGCTGCTTGGCGTTCAGTCCCCCTACGATGCCTGGGAACTTTCTCATCGGAGGCTCGTGGGCCAATGAC gtACGGTGCTGGGAGGTTCAAGATAATGGTCAGACTGTCCCTAAAGCCCAGCAGATGCACACAGGCCCAGTGCTGGATGTGTGCTGGAGTGAT GATGGCAGTAAAGTCTTTACAGCCTCCTGTGACAAAACTGCCAAGATGTGGGATCTGAACAGCAATCAGACCATTCAGATAGCACAA CATGAAGGCCCAATCAGGACAATTCACTGGATTAAAGCACCAAACTACAGCTGTGTTATGACTGGCAGCTGGGACAAAACACTGAAG TTTTGGGATACACGTTCCCCCAACCCCATGATGTCCCTGCAGATGCCAGAGAGGTGTTACTGTGCAGATGTG GTATATCCTATGGCCGTTGTAGCCACTGCAGAACGTGGTCTTATTGTTTACCAGCTGGAAAATCAGCCTTCAGAGTTTCGACGTATAGAGTCACCTCTGAAGCATCAG CACCGTTGTGTGGCTATCTTTAAGGACAAGCAGAGTAAACCTACTGGTTTTGCGCTGGGCAGCATCGAGGGACGAGTTGCCATTCATTACATAAACCCACCTAACCC AGCCAAGGACAATTTCACCTTTAAGTGCCACAGGTCCAACGGAACCAATACTGCCACACCCCAAGATATTTATGCT GTGAATGCTATCTCCTTTCACCCTGTCCATGGCACTCTGGCGACAGTAGGCTCTGATGGGCGCTTTAGTTTCTGGGATAAAGATGCCCGCACTAAGCTGAAGACCTCTGAACAATTAGATCAACCAATAACAGCTTGTTGCTTCAATAACAATGGAAACATTTTTGCCTATGCTTCCAGCTATGACTGGTCTAAG GGACATGAATATTACAATCCCCAGAAAAAGAATTACATCTTCTTGAGGAATGCAGCTGAGGAACTGAAGCCTCGGAACAAGAAATG A
- the LOC109105778 gene encoding mRNA export factor isoform X1, which yields MSLFGTNTGFGSGGTGVFGSTTTDSHNPMKDVEVTSPPDDSISCLAFSPPTMPGNFLIGGSWANDVRCWEVQDNGQTVPKAQQMHTGPVLDVCWSDDGSKVFTASCDKTAKMWDLNSNQTIQIAQHEGPIRTIHWIKAPNYSCVMTGSWDKTLKFWDTRSPNPMMSLQMPERCYCADVVYPMAVVATAERGLIVYQLENQPSEFRRIESPLKHQHRCVAIFKDKQSKPTGFALGSIEGRVAIHYINPPNPAKDNFTFKCHRSNGTNTATPQDIYAVNAISFHPVHGTLATVGSDGRFSFWDKDARTKLKTSEQLDQPITACCFNNNGNIFAYASSYDWSKGHEYYNPQKKNYIFLRNAAEELKPRNKKW from the exons ATGAGTTTATTCGGGACGAACACGGGCTTTGGGTCTGGGGGAACAGGTGTATTTGGCAGCACCACCACAGACAGTCATAATCCAATGAAG GATGTTGAAGTAACCTCGCCACCCGATGACAGCATAAGCTGCTTGGCGTTCAGTCCCCCTACGATGCCTGGGAACTTTCTCATCGGAGGCTCGTGGGCCAATGAC gtACGGTGCTGGGAGGTTCAAGATAATGGTCAGACTGTCCCTAAAGCCCAGCAGATGCACACAGGCCCAGTGCTGGATGTGTGCTGGAGTGAT GATGGCAGTAAAGTCTTTACAGCCTCCTGTGACAAAACTGCCAAGATGTGGGATCTGAACAGCAATCAGACCATTCAGATAGCACAA CATGAAGGCCCAATCAGGACAATTCACTGGATTAAAGCACCAAACTACAGCTGTGTTATGACTGGCAGCTGGGACAAAACACTGAAG TTTTGGGATACACGTTCCCCCAACCCCATGATGTCCCTGCAGATGCCAGAGAGGTGTTACTGTGCAGATGTG GTATATCCTATGGCCGTTGTAGCCACTGCAGAACGTGGTCTTATTGTTTACCAGCTGGAAAATCAGCCTTCAGAGTTTCGACGTATAGAGTCACCTCTGAAGCATCAG CACCGTTGTGTGGCTATCTTTAAGGACAAGCAGAGTAAACCTACTGGTTTTGCGCTGGGCAGCATCGAGGGACGAGTTGCCATTCATTACATAAACCCACCTAACCC AGCCAAGGACAATTTCACCTTTAAGTGCCACAGGTCCAACGGAACCAATACTGCCACACCCCAAGATATTTATGCT GTGAATGCTATCTCCTTTCACCCTGTCCATGGCACTCTGGCGACAGTAGGCTCTGATGGGCGCTTTAGTTTCTGGGATAAAGATGCCCGCACTAAGCTGAAGACCTCTGAACAATTAGATCAACCAATAACAGCTTGTTGCTTCAATAACAATGGAAACATTTTTGCCTATGCTTCCAGCTATGACTGGTCTAAG GGACATGAATATTACAATCCCCAGAAAAAGAATTACATCTTCTTGAGGAATGCAGCTGAGGAACTGAAGCCTCGGAACAAGAAATGGTGA